One Sparus aurata chromosome 5, fSpaAur1.1, whole genome shotgun sequence genomic window carries:
- the LOC115581325 gene encoding trichohyalin-like isoform X1 yields the protein MAAEVEVQTGEVGRTVVGGRLHLSPLTDASNSLVEIPSITQSHIITPEPNKPAPGPKPRLTPKPFVVERNTTIKPIVAPKPQPKPRPESTHPAGYKPEPPCIPKPQQPAATGKPKTVSSNPNRPASTSFKTSNKLTSGQTTKPVAQPFKPAPSLDIGDAGRPSPAAPTERQKPAASGLAYSRSLRQLPAAEWSGTTKREEEKGQLASGKSGPSITRAKSMGFLAQVGQEEEEKEKAKPEAAVPLRTRPRASRPRPVSAIFLDSPTKTETPVPAPRWTARRPLSADLTSKFESIGLSLHRKNEKADTKENTPEEKALPQKKEPEKTTSQSTEGLAKPAVSDQSNRKTEEVTMKETEEDRRAGSIKSRISLLLDSSSPASDMHSPGQPENEPAVGVKQRIKQLTEDTTPTQSPVVKPPLKPRPLPLDLTKRFSSERSPDLGSVSLSEATDRHDISKDPQRRIEESAFSPSHQRIFVDFKDSQEQLKKASTPEGPEAGQTFGASSKEAGDIQTVRASVFENVVEKRSVMMVDESKAGNKVKHSLSSPSFKRGSSEDEGTLVTATYREPMSPSGPLRVVHAFDTVQAVEETRAVSENIPSAQWEDKAMTLRTRRSEGSRPVPERTVEPASPVTPEQQPRYLRVGALQKWTAAGLEQEASVDKGMLKETGREVALDKDRQREAEQEEMAAAPKRLKMLQGEEQAKPRATYFALTGQMQEPSSPVDGGASIGDFIPGSSQGRVLSVRRNTSLDGKSSQHLVDELMKKSHMSHGEIRSEGPTKEEMMEGEKKRVLKKEAEREKKAKLKELEREKQRQLEMEREAHLEFERLKEMEMQREFERQRQKAFEKEKQEFEEKQRALERQKQIELEKQKLQEIEREKLERERQQRQLEKEKRRELERQRKIEKEKQREQERERQREQERQRQREEERQRELDNERQLLEIQKEKQRMAELERIKELERQQLLELQKQRQQILELEKQRLREKKEREEAEKMRQVALEQEMLRIKELEKERERQREMEKERQKEIERERQKELERQRRLDLEKQELENQRLRQRELEKEKQRKEEIERVKEMERRQILELEKQRLREKKEREEAEKMRQVALEQEMLRIKELEKEREKQREMEKERQKEIERERQREMEKERQKEIEREKQKELERQRQRDLERQRQLDLQNQELENQRQRQRELEKEKQRKEEIERSKEMERRQLLELEKQKQAERERQQVLEMEKRRLKEKMEREEAERMRQVAKQQETERQRLKEKQKKEEQERTRLESTPLRPKGVDVDSVLRSDPFPKAAPQRSDLSTRWKEPSPRAEEPYKPVILDLDSFTSQAPLSPSKDLFPVPGAQSVDTGLLQPERDISWKVPTQTSVGFTSPVWTTSPQDPWELRPVEMSVDQPVAEPRKQSVKLSPEQFLLRQEERVVAPQRPRSAGFDETLHLVPFPGIDSGGSAGGEQIWLPREPHPPDSRAEVQSHRRSQGSQELNRIRSRSVSRRSAPSASAVEVSLSRMRSRSAHREQDRHSWVQQKQSPSGDEEGKDSPVRDSDSQYGTWETGLRTDDSLTPATPSSESNLSPSPRKPTPPHTPGDAASQVDAVDSLLPSSSSQSQLPSFPDAPVVLLDTSALRSRAQLGKKRAPRTRPTRAARQSNTLTEEGTTEDWLYRDSTEAKPERKDDSDSEETTRGADGGSAVASQPQRVALFPGMDPSALKAQLKKRGESDNQTDGASSSPSQLSRSPKSPFLPRAARVLPPPGGKENGEEDSPQWLKELKSKKRLSQYDNDS from the exons TGGCAAACCCAAGACGGTTTCATCCAACCCCAACCGACCTGCCTCTACCTCCTTTAAAACATCCAATAAGTTGACCAGTGGACAAACGACCAAGCCGGTAGCCCAACCATTCAAACCAGCACCTTCTCTGGACATTGGAGACGCCGGTAGACCCAGCCCCGCTGCTCCAACCGAGAGGCAGAAACCTGCTGCATCAGGCTTGGCCTATTCCAGGAGCCTCAGACAGCTTCCAGCAGCAGAGTGGTCAGGAACCACTaaaagggaagaagagaaaggacAGTTGGCATCTGGCAAAAGTGGGCCCTCCATCACCAGAGCCAAGTCCATGGGTTTCCTCGCTCAGGTCgggcaggaggaagaagaaaaggaaaaggctAAACCGGAGGCAGCAGTGCCGCTGCGTACTCGTCCCAGAGCCTCCAGGCCCAGACCTGTATCCGCCATTTTCCTCGACAGTCCAACCAAGACGGAGACCCCAGTTCCTGCCCCTCGCTGGACTGCGCGGCGACCACTTTCAGCTGATCTCACTTCTAAATTTGAGTCTATCGGTCTCTCCCTGCACCGTAAAAATGAAAAGGCAGACACTAAGGAGAACACTCCAGAGGAAAAGGCCCTTCCACAGAAGAAAGAGCCGGAGAAAACCACATCACAAAGTACTGAGGGTTTAGCTAAGCCTGCTGTCTCAGACCAAAGcaacagaaagacagaagaagTGACGATGAAAGAGACGGAAGAGGACAGGCGTGCAGGCAGCATTAAGTCGAGGATCAGTCTCCTCCTcgactcctcctctcctgcttctGATATGCACTCTCCAGGGCAGCCAGAAAACGAACCAGCAGTGGGTGTTAAACAGCGCATCAAGCAGCTGACGGAGGACACGACACCGACCCAGAGCCCTGTTGTGAAACCACCTCTGAAGCCCCGCCCACTGCCCCTCGACCTGACTAAGAG GTTTTCATCCGAGAGGTCACCTGACCTTGGCAGTGTTTCCCTCAGTGAGGCAACAGACCGCCATGACATCAGCAAAGATCCTCAGAGGAGG ATTGAAGAGTCAGCTTTCAGCCCGAGTCACCAGAGGATATTTGTGGATTTCAAAGATTCCCAAGAGCAACTCAAAAAGGCCTCCACGCCTGAAGGGCCCGAGGCGGGACAGACATTCGGCGCCTCTTCCAAGGAAGCAGGTGACATACAGACAGTGAGAGCATCCGTGTTTGAAAATGTCGTGGAGAAGCGCAGTGTGATGATGGTCGACGAGAGCAAAGCTGGAAACAAGGTCAAGCATTCCCTCAGCAGCCCGTCATTTAAGAGGGGAAGCAGTGAGGATGAGGGAACGCTGGTCACTGCCACCTACAGAGAGCCAATGTCTCCGTCAGGTCCTCTGCGGGTGGTGCATGCCTTCGACACTGTGCAGGCAGTGGAGGAAACCAGGGCAGTGAGTGAGAACATCCCATCAGCTCAGTGGGAGGATAAGGCCATGACGCTACGCACCAGGCGCTCAGAGGGGAGCCGGCCGGTACCAGAGAGGACGGTTGAGCCAGCTTCGCCTGTGACTCCAGAACAACAGCCACGATATCTGAGAGTCGGAGCCTTGCAGAAGTGGACCGCTGCAGGGCTCGAACAAGAGGCCAGCGTGGATAAAGGCATGCTAAAGGAAACGGGAAGGGAAGTGGCTttggacaaagacagacagagagaggcagaacaGGAGGAAATGGCTGCAGCACCCAAACGCTTAAAGATGCTCCAGGGAGAAGAACAGGCAAAACCCAGGGCAACCTACTTCGCTTTGACTGGACAAATGCAAGAGCCGTCGTCTCCTGTCGATGGAGGAGCAAGCATAGGGGACTTTATACCAGGCAGCTCTCAAGGGAGGGTTCTTTCAGTAAGAAGGAATACATCGTTAGATGGAAAATCTTCTCAACATCTGGTTGATGAGTTGATGAAGAAGAGCCACATGTCACATGGggagatcagatcagagggaccgacgaaggaggagatgatggaaggggaaaagaaaagggtactgaagaaagaggcagagagggaaaagaaggcaaAACTGAAAGAGCTCGAGAGGGAAAAACAGAGGCAGCTGGAAATGGAGAGAGAAGCACATTTAGAGTTTGAACGACTGAAGGAGATGGAGATGCAACGGGAATTTGAAAGGCAGAGACAGAAAGCCTTCGAGAAGGAGAAACAGGAGTTTGAGGAGAAACAACGAGCCCTGGAACGGCAGAAACAGATCGAGCTTGAAAAACAGAAACTGcaagaaatagagagagagaagctggaaAGAGAAAGGCAGCAGCGGCAACTTGAGAAAGAGAAACGACGAGAactggagagacagagaaagattGAAAAAGAGAAGCAGCGAGAGCAGGAAAGGGAGAGACAGCGCGAACAGGAGAGGcaaagacaaagggaggaagagagacagagagagctggaCAACGAGAGACAGCTGCTGGAAATCCAGAAGGAGAAACAGAGAATGGCAGAACTAGAGAGAATAAAAGAGCTGGAGAGACAACAGCTCCTTGAGCTTcaaaaacagaggcagcagatCCTGGAGCTCGAGAAGCAGAGActcagagagaagaaggagagagaggaggcagagaagatGAGACAGGTGGCGCTAGAACAGGAGATGTTGAGAATAAAAGAGctggagaaagaaagggaaagacaACGGGAGATGGAGAAGGAGCGCCAGAAAGAGATCGAgagggaaagacaaaaagagctggagagacagagacgacTAGATCTCGAGAAACAGGAATTGGAAAACCAGCGGCTGAGACAACGAGAgctggaaaaggaaaagcagaggaaggaggagattgagagagtgaaagagatggagagacgaCAGATCCTGGAGCTCGAGAAGCAGAGActcagagagaagaaggagagagaggaggcagagaagatGAGACAGGTGGCGCTAGAACAGGAGATGTTAAGAATAAAAGAGctggagaaagaaagggaaaaacaacGGGAGATGGAGAAGGAGCGCCAGAAAGAAATCGAGAGGGAAAGACAACGGGAGATGGAGAAGGAGCGCCAGAAAGAAATcgagagggaaaaacaaaaagagctggagagacagagacaaagagatttAGAGCGGCAGAGACAGCTAGATCTCCAGAATCAGGAATTAGAAAACCAGCGGCAGAGACAACGAGAGCTGGAGAAGGAAaagcagaggaaggaggagattGAGAGAtcgaaagagatggagagacgaCAGCTCCTGGAGCTCGAGAAACAaaagcaggcagagagagaaagacaacaagTCCTGGAGATGGAGAAACGACGactgaaggagaagatggagagggaggaggccGAGAGAATGAGACAGGTCGCCAAACAGCAAGAAACAGAGAGGCAACGCCtgaaggagaagcagaagaaagaggagcaggagaggacgAGGCTGGAGTCGACTCCTCTCAGGCCTAAAGGGGTCGATGTGGACTCGGTGCTCCGAAGTGACCCGTTTCCCAAAGCTGCTCCTCAGCGCAGCGACCTTTCAACGCGATGGAAAGAGCCGTCTCCGAGAGCAGAAGAGCCCTACAAACCCGTCATCCTCGACCTCGACTCCTTCACGTCGCAGGCTCCGCTCTCCCCCAGTAAAGACTTGTTTCCTGTTCCTGGTGCTCAGAGTGTAGACACTGGGTTATTACAGCCCGAGAGAGATATCAGCTGGAAGGTACCAACACAGACGTCAGTCGGTTTTACAAGCCCAGTATGGACGACGTCTCCTCAGGACCCGTGGGAGCTGCGGCCTGTTGAGATGTCCGTGGACCAGCCGGTGGCTGAACCCAGAAAACAGTCCGTCAAACTGAGCCCAGAGCAGTTCCTCCTCAGGCAGGAGGAGCGGGTTGTGGCTCCACAGAGGCCTCGGTCTGCTGGGTTCGATGAGACGCTGCACTTGGTCCCTTTTCCCGGGATAGATTCTGGAGGGTCTGCAGGTGGAGAGCAGATATGGCTCCCCAGAGAGCCTCATCCTCCAGACAGCAGGGCTGAGGTCCAGAGCCACAGGAGGTCACAGGGGTCCCAG GAGCTGAACAGGATTCGGTCTCGCAGCGTGTCGCGGCGATCAGCCCCGTCAGCCAGCGCCGTGGAGGTAAGCCTGTCCAGGATGAGGAGTCGCAGCGCCCACAGAGAGCAGGACCGCCACAGCTGG GTGCAGCAGAAGCAAAGTCCGAGTGGAGACGAGGAGGGGAAGGACTCGCCGGTCCGTGACAGTGACAGTCAGTACGGGACCTGGGAGACGGGCCTGCGCACTGATGACAG TCTCACTCCGGCCACTCCCAGTTCAGAGAGCAATCTGAGCCCGTCACCGAGGAAgcccacccccccacacacaccagGTGATGCTGCCTCCCAGGTGGACGCTGTGGACAGCCTCCTGCCGTCGTCCTCGTCACAGAGCCAGCTGCCGTCTTTCCCCGAT GCTCCGGTGGTTCTGCTGGACACCAGCGCTCTTCGCTCCAGAGCTCAGCTGGGGAAGAAGCGAGCGCCGCGGACGCGTCCGACCAGAGCCGCCCGTCAGAGCAACACGCTGACGGAGGAGGGAACCACCGAGGACTGGCTGTACAGAGACTCCACCG AAGCGAAGCCGGAGAGAAAAGACGACTCGGACTCTGAGGAGACGACCagaggagctgacggaggctctGCTGTCGCCTCCCAGCCACAGAGAGTCGCTCTGTTCCCCGGGATGGACCCCTCAGCTTTAAAG gctCAGCTGAAGAAAAGAGGCGAATCTGACAATCAAACCGACggagcttcttcttctccctctcagcTGTCTCGCTCTCCCAAGTCGCCCTTCCTCCCCAGAGCGGCGCGCGTGCTGCCCCCACCTGGTGGGAAAGAAAACGG AGAGGAAGACTCACCCCAGTGGCTGAAAGAGCTGAAGTCCAAGAAGCGCTTGAGCCAGTATGACAACGACAGCTAA
- the LOC115581325 gene encoding trichohyalin-like isoform X2: MAAEVEVQTGEVGRTVVGGRLHLSPLTDASNSLVEIPSITQSHIITPEPNKPAPGPKPRLTPKPFVVERNTTIKPIVAPKPQPKPRPESTHPAGYKPEPPCIPKPQQPAATGKPKTVSSNPNRPASTSFKTSNKLTSGQTTKPVAQPFKPAPSLDIGDAGRPSPAAPTERQKPAASGLAYSRSLRQLPAAEWSGTTKREEEKGQLASGKSGPSITRAKSMGFLAQVGQEEEEKEKAKPEAAVPLRTRPRASRPRPVSAIFLDSPTKTETPVPAPRWTARRPLSADLTSKFESIGLSLHRKNEKADTKENTPEEKALPQKKEPEKTTSQSTEGLAKPAVSDQSNRKTEEVTMKETEEDRRAGSIKSRISLLLDSSSPASDMHSPGQPENEPAVGVKQRIKQLTEDTTPTQSPVVKPPLKPRPLPLDLTKRFSSERSPDLGSVSLSEATDRHDISKDPQRRIEESAFSPSHQRIFVDFKDSQEQLKKASTPEGPEAGQTFGASSKEAGDIQTVRASVFENVVEKRSVMMVDESKAGNKVKHSLSSPSFKRGSSEDEGTLVTATYREPMSPSGPLRVVHAFDTVQAVEETRAVSENIPSAQWEDKAMTLRTRRSEGSRPVPERTVEPASPVTPEQQPRYLRVGALQKWTAAGLEQEASVDKGMLKETGREVALDKDRQREAEQEEMAAAPKRLKMLQGEEQAKPRATYFALTGQMQEPSSPVDGGASIGDFIPGSSQGRVLSVRRNTSLDGKSSQHLVDELMKKSHMSHGEIRSEGPTKEEMMEGEKKRVLKKEAEREKKAKLKELEREKQRQLEMEREAHLEFERLKEMEMQREFERQRQKAFEKEKQEFEEKQRALERQKQIELEKQKLQEIEREKLERERQQRQLEKEKRRELERQRKIEKEKQREQERERQREQERQRQREEERQRELDNERQLLEIQKEKQRMAELERIKELERQQLLELQKQRQQILELEKQRLREKKEREEAEKMRQVALEQEMLRIKELEKEREKQREMEKERQKEIERERQREMEKERQKEIEREKQKELERQRQRDLERQRQLDLQNQELENQRQRQRELEKEKQRKEEIERSKEMERRQLLELEKQKQAERERQQVLEMEKRRLKEKMEREEAERMRQVAKQQETERQRLKEKQKKEEQERTRLESTPLRPKGVDVDSVLRSDPFPKAAPQRSDLSTRWKEPSPRAEEPYKPVILDLDSFTSQAPLSPSKDLFPVPGAQSVDTGLLQPERDISWKVPTQTSVGFTSPVWTTSPQDPWELRPVEMSVDQPVAEPRKQSVKLSPEQFLLRQEERVVAPQRPRSAGFDETLHLVPFPGIDSGGSAGGEQIWLPREPHPPDSRAEVQSHRRSQGSQELNRIRSRSVSRRSAPSASAVEVSLSRMRSRSAHREQDRHSWVQQKQSPSGDEEGKDSPVRDSDSQYGTWETGLRTDDSLTPATPSSESNLSPSPRKPTPPHTPGDAASQVDAVDSLLPSSSSQSQLPSFPDAPVVLLDTSALRSRAQLGKKRAPRTRPTRAARQSNTLTEEGTTEDWLYRDSTEAKPERKDDSDSEETTRGADGGSAVASQPQRVALFPGMDPSALKAQLKKRGESDNQTDGASSSPSQLSRSPKSPFLPRAARVLPPPGGKENGEEDSPQWLKELKSKKRLSQYDNDS, encoded by the exons TGGCAAACCCAAGACGGTTTCATCCAACCCCAACCGACCTGCCTCTACCTCCTTTAAAACATCCAATAAGTTGACCAGTGGACAAACGACCAAGCCGGTAGCCCAACCATTCAAACCAGCACCTTCTCTGGACATTGGAGACGCCGGTAGACCCAGCCCCGCTGCTCCAACCGAGAGGCAGAAACCTGCTGCATCAGGCTTGGCCTATTCCAGGAGCCTCAGACAGCTTCCAGCAGCAGAGTGGTCAGGAACCACTaaaagggaagaagagaaaggacAGTTGGCATCTGGCAAAAGTGGGCCCTCCATCACCAGAGCCAAGTCCATGGGTTTCCTCGCTCAGGTCgggcaggaggaagaagaaaaggaaaaggctAAACCGGAGGCAGCAGTGCCGCTGCGTACTCGTCCCAGAGCCTCCAGGCCCAGACCTGTATCCGCCATTTTCCTCGACAGTCCAACCAAGACGGAGACCCCAGTTCCTGCCCCTCGCTGGACTGCGCGGCGACCACTTTCAGCTGATCTCACTTCTAAATTTGAGTCTATCGGTCTCTCCCTGCACCGTAAAAATGAAAAGGCAGACACTAAGGAGAACACTCCAGAGGAAAAGGCCCTTCCACAGAAGAAAGAGCCGGAGAAAACCACATCACAAAGTACTGAGGGTTTAGCTAAGCCTGCTGTCTCAGACCAAAGcaacagaaagacagaagaagTGACGATGAAAGAGACGGAAGAGGACAGGCGTGCAGGCAGCATTAAGTCGAGGATCAGTCTCCTCCTcgactcctcctctcctgcttctGATATGCACTCTCCAGGGCAGCCAGAAAACGAACCAGCAGTGGGTGTTAAACAGCGCATCAAGCAGCTGACGGAGGACACGACACCGACCCAGAGCCCTGTTGTGAAACCACCTCTGAAGCCCCGCCCACTGCCCCTCGACCTGACTAAGAG GTTTTCATCCGAGAGGTCACCTGACCTTGGCAGTGTTTCCCTCAGTGAGGCAACAGACCGCCATGACATCAGCAAAGATCCTCAGAGGAGG ATTGAAGAGTCAGCTTTCAGCCCGAGTCACCAGAGGATATTTGTGGATTTCAAAGATTCCCAAGAGCAACTCAAAAAGGCCTCCACGCCTGAAGGGCCCGAGGCGGGACAGACATTCGGCGCCTCTTCCAAGGAAGCAGGTGACATACAGACAGTGAGAGCATCCGTGTTTGAAAATGTCGTGGAGAAGCGCAGTGTGATGATGGTCGACGAGAGCAAAGCTGGAAACAAGGTCAAGCATTCCCTCAGCAGCCCGTCATTTAAGAGGGGAAGCAGTGAGGATGAGGGAACGCTGGTCACTGCCACCTACAGAGAGCCAATGTCTCCGTCAGGTCCTCTGCGGGTGGTGCATGCCTTCGACACTGTGCAGGCAGTGGAGGAAACCAGGGCAGTGAGTGAGAACATCCCATCAGCTCAGTGGGAGGATAAGGCCATGACGCTACGCACCAGGCGCTCAGAGGGGAGCCGGCCGGTACCAGAGAGGACGGTTGAGCCAGCTTCGCCTGTGACTCCAGAACAACAGCCACGATATCTGAGAGTCGGAGCCTTGCAGAAGTGGACCGCTGCAGGGCTCGAACAAGAGGCCAGCGTGGATAAAGGCATGCTAAAGGAAACGGGAAGGGAAGTGGCTttggacaaagacagacagagagaggcagaacaGGAGGAAATGGCTGCAGCACCCAAACGCTTAAAGATGCTCCAGGGAGAAGAACAGGCAAAACCCAGGGCAACCTACTTCGCTTTGACTGGACAAATGCAAGAGCCGTCGTCTCCTGTCGATGGAGGAGCAAGCATAGGGGACTTTATACCAGGCAGCTCTCAAGGGAGGGTTCTTTCAGTAAGAAGGAATACATCGTTAGATGGAAAATCTTCTCAACATCTGGTTGATGAGTTGATGAAGAAGAGCCACATGTCACATGGggagatcagatcagagggaccgacgaaggaggagatgatggaaggggaaaagaaaagggtactgaagaaagaggcagagagggaaaagaaggcaaAACTGAAAGAGCTCGAGAGGGAAAAACAGAGGCAGCTGGAAATGGAGAGAGAAGCACATTTAGAGTTTGAACGACTGAAGGAGATGGAGATGCAACGGGAATTTGAAAGGCAGAGACAGAAAGCCTTCGAGAAGGAGAAACAGGAGTTTGAGGAGAAACAACGAGCCCTGGAACGGCAGAAACAGATCGAGCTTGAAAAACAGAAACTGcaagaaatagagagagagaagctggaaAGAGAAAGGCAGCAGCGGCAACTTGAGAAAGAGAAACGACGAGAactggagagacagagaaagattGAAAAAGAGAAGCAGCGAGAGCAGGAAAGGGAGAGACAGCGCGAACAGGAGAGGcaaagacaaagggaggaagagagacagagagagctggaCAACGAGAGACAGCTGCTGGAAATCCAGAAGGAGAAACAGAGAATGGCAGAACTAGAGAGAATAAAAGAGCTGGAGAGACAACAGCTCCTTGAGCTTcaaaaacagaggcagcag ATCCTGGAGCTCGAGAAGCAGAGActcagagagaagaaggagagagaggaggcagagaagatGAGACAGGTGGCGCTAGAACAGGAGATGTTAAGAATAAAAGAGctggagaaagaaagggaaaaacaacGGGAGATGGAGAAGGAGCGCCAGAAAGAAATCGAGAGGGAAAGACAACGGGAGATGGAGAAGGAGCGCCAGAAAGAAATcgagagggaaaaacaaaaagagctggagagacagagacaaagagatttAGAGCGGCAGAGACAGCTAGATCTCCAGAATCAGGAATTAGAAAACCAGCGGCAGAGACAACGAGAGCTGGAGAAGGAAaagcagaggaaggaggagattGAGAGAtcgaaagagatggagagacgaCAGCTCCTGGAGCTCGAGAAACAaaagcaggcagagagagaaagacaacaagTCCTGGAGATGGAGAAACGACGactgaaggagaagatggagagggaggaggccGAGAGAATGAGACAGGTCGCCAAACAGCAAGAAACAGAGAGGCAACGCCtgaaggagaagcagaagaaagaggagcaggagaggacgAGGCTGGAGTCGACTCCTCTCAGGCCTAAAGGGGTCGATGTGGACTCGGTGCTCCGAAGTGACCCGTTTCCCAAAGCTGCTCCTCAGCGCAGCGACCTTTCAACGCGATGGAAAGAGCCGTCTCCGAGAGCAGAAGAGCCCTACAAACCCGTCATCCTCGACCTCGACTCCTTCACGTCGCAGGCTCCGCTCTCCCCCAGTAAAGACTTGTTTCCTGTTCCTGGTGCTCAGAGTGTAGACACTGGGTTATTACAGCCCGAGAGAGATATCAGCTGGAAGGTACCAACACAGACGTCAGTCGGTTTTACAAGCCCAGTATGGACGACGTCTCCTCAGGACCCGTGGGAGCTGCGGCCTGTTGAGATGTCCGTGGACCAGCCGGTGGCTGAACCCAGAAAACAGTCCGTCAAACTGAGCCCAGAGCAGTTCCTCCTCAGGCAGGAGGAGCGGGTTGTGGCTCCACAGAGGCCTCGGTCTGCTGGGTTCGATGAGACGCTGCACTTGGTCCCTTTTCCCGGGATAGATTCTGGAGGGTCTGCAGGTGGAGAGCAGATATGGCTCCCCAGAGAGCCTCATCCTCCAGACAGCAGGGCTGAGGTCCAGAGCCACAGGAGGTCACAGGGGTCCCAG GAGCTGAACAGGATTCGGTCTCGCAGCGTGTCGCGGCGATCAGCCCCGTCAGCCAGCGCCGTGGAGGTAAGCCTGTCCAGGATGAGGAGTCGCAGCGCCCACAGAGAGCAGGACCGCCACAGCTGG GTGCAGCAGAAGCAAAGTCCGAGTGGAGACGAGGAGGGGAAGGACTCGCCGGTCCGTGACAGTGACAGTCAGTACGGGACCTGGGAGACGGGCCTGCGCACTGATGACAG TCTCACTCCGGCCACTCCCAGTTCAGAGAGCAATCTGAGCCCGTCACCGAGGAAgcccacccccccacacacaccagGTGATGCTGCCTCCCAGGTGGACGCTGTGGACAGCCTCCTGCCGTCGTCCTCGTCACAGAGCCAGCTGCCGTCTTTCCCCGAT GCTCCGGTGGTTCTGCTGGACACCAGCGCTCTTCGCTCCAGAGCTCAGCTGGGGAAGAAGCGAGCGCCGCGGACGCGTCCGACCAGAGCCGCCCGTCAGAGCAACACGCTGACGGAGGAGGGAACCACCGAGGACTGGCTGTACAGAGACTCCACCG AAGCGAAGCCGGAGAGAAAAGACGACTCGGACTCTGAGGAGACGACCagaggagctgacggaggctctGCTGTCGCCTCCCAGCCACAGAGAGTCGCTCTGTTCCCCGGGATGGACCCCTCAGCTTTAAAG gctCAGCTGAAGAAAAGAGGCGAATCTGACAATCAAACCGACggagcttcttcttctccctctcagcTGTCTCGCTCTCCCAAGTCGCCCTTCCTCCCCAGAGCGGCGCGCGTGCTGCCCCCACCTGGTGGGAAAGAAAACGG AGAGGAAGACTCACCCCAGTGGCTGAAAGAGCTGAAGTCCAAGAAGCGCTTGAGCCAGTATGACAACGACAGCTAA